In the Equus przewalskii isolate Varuska chromosome 18, EquPr2, whole genome shotgun sequence genome, TTAACTCGCCACTGTCTCAATGTTCTCTTTACTAAATAGGGCCTATCTTTTCACCACAACCCTTATTTCAGGAGCAAAGCATAAATATTTTGCTTCCCTTTTTTAACTCATGAGAGAGGATTAACATTGCTCAGTCTTCTGGGGCTTCTAGAGGTTTCCCACTGTGGTTCAGAGAGATGTGGCGACACCTCGCAGTATTTCTAACAGGCCTGGGAGCCAGCCTGAGAAGTGGCCCCCTAAATGTAGCCTGCATTTCACCAGCTACCTTGTGAATAAGCCTCCAGGGGTCTGGCAGTAGCAGGTCCCGCGGCAAAACACCGACATTCTTTCGTCACGTCCCCTCTCCTTTGTTGTGTAAACCACGACACCACTCCCCACCCTCGCCCGCGGTCAGAGTGGGTGACGGATCGTAACAGCCCAGTAGCCCTCGATTTCAGGCTCAACAGACTTGGCAACTGCCTGGGGGTAGCACCTGCCCCAAGGCCGCCCCAGCCCCGCCAGACATGGGAGACCCCAAGGTCGAGAGCGCCGCGCCCCAGGGATGCCTGTCACTGGCCGCCCCAAGCAGCATCTTGAGGCAGAGAAGCAGGGAAGGGCGCTGCCCTTGGGCTGCGGGTGAGGGTAGGGGGGGACACGAGGCCCTAGAGACTATGTCCCCACCCTCAATTAATAAAacgcaagagaaaaaaagaaagcttcatTTACCGACGTGAGTGATCACTGTGGCCAGGCGCCGGGTGAGCTCCTGGGGggccatttcttcttttaatcaaAATAGCATTTCATCGAAAAACCACTCagtataaacaaaacaaagcaacacaAAATCGTTTCAACTGCTGTTACgcatgatttttaaaaggcatcTTCTCCCAAGGATGTTCTGCCCTCACATTCTTCCTCGCTCTCCTCAAGCACAAAACGAGAGTCACTCCCAGCCAGGGCCAACTCTCCGGGGCCGCTCGCCTAGAGGACGCCAGCCACGCCCTGCAGGGGATTAATTTAAAGATTAAGTCGATTAAGCTTTCCCAACGTAACGTCTGGCtttgagagagagggaaatggcagttctggaggtgagaaaACCAAGTGGCCCCAATCTTGCAGCACGGGCTTCTCCAGCCGAGGGAGCGCACGGGCTTCTGGATTTGGGGTCCTGGGCGGTCGGGTCTCCGGCGCGCGGCTGCGAGCGTCAGGATGAAGGATGCTCGGCCCCAGCGCAGGGGGAGCGCGGAGCCTGCATGCGCACAGGGCGGAGGTGCGGAGGCGCGGAGGCGCGTGGCAGCAGGGGCTCCTCGGCGCCGCCCACCCCTAGCCCGGAGCCTCCCGCCTCCACACCCACCTCTCCCCGCCTCCGGGCGGTGCCGGGGGCTCCGGGGGAGCGCGCAAGCGCGGGAGCGTCGCCCGTTTTCGGGCGGTCAAGCTGCGCGCCTTCCCCGGCCGGGGAGTTGGCGCTCCGGCCCCCGGAGTGGAGGCGGCTCGCGATCTGTCTTTGGAACAGAGGGGAGACATCAGCTTAGTCGCTCCGGCCAGCACCGGGCTTCTGAACGCCCAGCGCTCGTTCTTCCCAGCGGTGTCTGCGGAGAAGCTGAGGCGAGAAGGGGCTGACTGGGAGACGTACTGCCATCCAGCCAGAGCCAGGAACGGAGGGCTGGGTGAGGCCCTGCTGCTCGCCCCTAAATCCTGACTCCGGaccgggggggggcggggggagatgGGGGAAGCTGTTGGGGAGGGATGGGGGCCGTTGGAGTTGGTTTGCCCCCCTTAGGGGTTGTCTCACGCAGTTACCAGCGTCCAGTGGACACACCGGCACTTGGAGCCGGAAGTGCGGGCTGTGCACGGCCAGGGCTGGGCACGCTTGTGCGCACTCCGGTCTCCACCGGGTGGGCCTTTTCCTTTGTGCAGCCACTCCCGTGCGCCGCCGCTCCGTCGGCCGACTGTCAGGCGCGCCAGTGCTCCCTCCTGGAAAGGCTCTGGCACAGCCCGGGTGCGGGCCCTcctccccctcagccccaggaGCGTCTTCTCCGAGCAGCTCTCGGGCGGTAGACGCTCCCGCGGCCTCGTTAGGTGGTTCCAGATGACAGGCAGCAAAAGACTAACCCGGTTCAGCAGAGCTCCGCGGGAAAAGCCTGAGCAAACGCGAATCTGCTCAGGTTGTCCTCAGTCCATTCTAcaacggggggggggggccctgaATATCCGAAAGTGCCGGGGCCACCCTTTGCCAATGCCAGGAAGCTCAGCTTTCCTCTTCTGGCATGTGAAAAGCCAAAGCCCAAACACCCTGGATCCAATTTCTAGTAGTATCCACTCATCCCAGGGGCTTGgggacatttaaaaatgctttctgtAATAATTGTGGGCTGTGGGCAACAGATGATGTTAGTCCACCTGCGACGTGAGATTTGTGCGGAAGTCCCTCCCTCCTGTGAGGTTTGGTCACTTTGCACTCTGCCTGCACAAGCAAAGCAACCATTTTCATAGTAACCTCTTGCAAGAGATTCAGAAAAGGGTTAAAGATCCAAAGGAGTGAGACGGCTTTGGATTGTGTTTCCGTGGTGGTTTCTGGCTATTCTATTCCATGGAGGAACCAAACGAGGTGTTTCCTGTTGGTGGTAGTCAGAACCCTGGTGCCCAGCCAGAGCCAGTTGTGAGTTTGGGTCACTAGAAACCAGCACATTGCTAAGGAGACTGCCGGTGTGGGGGTTTCTGGACTTTGCAGATCCAGTCACCTCAGCTTCCTGGTTTAGGCCAGGTCCTTATGGGTGAGAAtcaggaaaagaagggaaagggaagaggaggcaggagaagctgATGAAGAGGAATGAGGGAGAGTAtgaaagggacagaaaggaaagaaatcacaCTCAGAgcactctctcctttcccccgTCTGTACCTTCACCATCTTCAGAGGTTTCCATGGAGATGAATTGGCTGAATTTATGGCAAGATATAGCAGGCAGTGCTGGTCCTCAGAAACCAGTTCTGCCCCTATCTCTCTAACACGTGTTTTGCCAGGGCCTCAACTGTTTCTCCTGGGCCAAGGTGGGGTGGGTCTGTGATCTAGTATTCCCTTTTCCAGTTCTGAAATCCTGTAATGTAACTAAGAAGAAATGACCACATAGTGATCAATAGCCCATACCTCCTTGTCCCTCCAAGAAAACTGTCATTGTCTCCATTGCTCATGAATATGAACATGCTTCCTgtcatctccccttcctctcctcccccttcccatccttatcttcttttctccttcctaattATGATCTATTTCCTGTCTCTGACAAATCGCATTGCTCTGATATATGGCAAAATCAAGGAACAAGCCAGAATAGACTGCCTCCCTCTCTAATGAATTAATTACCAATCAGTCATGTCTATTGAAGATCAATTACTTGCCCAGAGTTGTGATAGGCAGTATCATCAAGTACAGCAGCTGCCACCACCATGGACTAAataactgctctgtgcctggtATGATGGTAGGCATTTCACAAACACCATTTAAGCCTCACCATAACCCTTTAAAGACTTtggtctcattttacagatgctgCTGCTACCAAGATCAAACTGTGTATTACTAATTTTACGAATCAAGACCATGCTCTGCCTTCAGGTAAGGATTTGCATGAccttggaaagaaaaatcatCCCCCAAGACTGCCAAGGTAGATTCCACCTCCGTGTTGGTGGACTGTCTGCACTGCCTCTGACAATGAAGAGAACGACAAAGGACCTGCTTGGGTGCCACAGGTGAGGGTGAGGGATGCCTGGGGCCCCCCTGGGGCCACCCAGTTTAGTctgaatcagtggttctcaaactagcACAATCACCTGGAAatacaggtgatttttttttaatacagattcCTGGTTTCCGCCTCTAGAGATTCTGATTAGATAGTGTGGGATGAGGCCTGAGAACTTGCATTTATAACAAGTCCCGAGgaatactgatgctgctggtcctgggaccacactttgagtaccaCTGGCCTAGAGCAGAGCTCTTCAAACTTCTGAGACTGCAAACCACAGTATGTTATAAATTTTACATCATGACACAGTAGACATACAGAtgcataattaaaacaaaagttgtACAGAACAATTTTTTCCCTTACTACATGCAAAGCCctgaaatattttccattctatttcatttttttaaaacaatggtcCAAATTTGGGAAATATGCGTTTGGAAAGTATGATATTATAGTTATGTAGGAAAATGTGCTTATCTTCTAGAGATTTATACTTCAGTTTTTAGGGATGAAACATCATTGTCTGTAATTTAAACTACCTTAGCaaagagaataaatgagataaatattgggaaacattaaaaattgttaaatcaAGGTGGTATATGGGTTATTTTACTGTTCTCTTTTCTGcatgtttaaaattcttttcataataaaacgtTGTTTAGAATGATTGTTTGGAGCTACTGAATTGATTTTATGACCCACTAAGCAGTTGCTGCcagcagtttgaaaagcactgtgctaaggcacagcagaaggagaaagagaagaggaagtgatgatggagaaaaggaaagggggGAAGAAGGTGACAGGAGATAGAGGATAAAGTAGGTAGAGGTGCACTGTGGGAGGTGGCAGGGGTCACCACAAAGGCCTCGAGATAATGTCTCTCTAAAGGGCCTCTTCTTAAGCATCCCACTCTGCCTTCACTGTCTTCCCTATTGGACTTTGGCTACTTGGCAGAGAAAACCTTGTTCACTTCTGTAAGCCCCACAGCTCCCGGGCAAAGCCCAGAATGAGAGAACGTCCCTCAGTCAAAGCCTCTCGTTTTACAGAGGTGCTAGACCTGCCTCAGCATCATGATGGTGCGTTTTTCTCCCAGTGCCACCTGGTAGGATAACCCCCTCTGAGTTGGGAGCCTAGCTGTTCTAATGTGAAGGACCGGACTGGGATCCTTGTCTAAGGGGGTCACATCACATACCACCTACTGCACAGCTGATTGGATAGGTGAACCCAAGAAGTGAAAAAGTGACCTGAGCTCACACCATCCTGACGGTCATTCACTGTCATCTTTTTCCTGAAACCAGCTGCTCCCCTGGCAGAGGGCTGCATGTGAGTATGCAGGTAGACACACATGGGGGGCAGACAGCACACTTGCCTCTACCTCTGCACTTCCACTCTCCTCCCTCTtatatgttctttcttttgtttttttgtaagttttttttaagattggcacctgagctcacatctgttgccaatcttttttttttccttcttctcccaaagccccccactacatagttgtatattctagttgtaggttcttctagttgtgctatgtgggactccgcctcagcatggcttgatgggtggtgccatgtccacacccaggatccaaactggggaaac is a window encoding:
- the LOC103543345 gene encoding uncharacterized protein produces the protein MAVLEPGASRLHTHLSPPPGGAGGSGGARKRGSVARFRAVKLRAFPGRGVGAPAPGVEAARDLSLEQRGDISLVAPASTGLLNAQRSFFPAVSAEKLRREGADWETYCHPARARNGGLDAAATKIKLCITNFTNQDHALPSAVTPPPEFLAWIGPFFVLTWTVARGGQETPVRNGGMIWVTPETQLHINKQPGPGDVAAASAVAVMLVATERNRWERVPSRRCR